The sequence below is a genomic window from Thalassobaculum sp. OXR-137.
GAGGGCGGAGGCATGGTCACCCGGATCGGCGACGGCTGCCTGTTCATGGTCGGCGTGCATATCGGCCACGACTGCCAGGTCGGCAACCAGGTGATCATGGCGAACAACGCCACGCTCGCCGGCCACGTCACGGTCCAGGACTTCGCCGTGCTGGGCGGCCTGTCGGCGGTACACCAGTTCGCGCGCATCGGCCGCTTCGCCATGGTCGGCGGCGTGACCGGCGTGGAGCGCGACGTCATCCCCTTCGGTTCGGTCATGGGCGACCGGGCGCGACTGTCCGGCATCAACATCGTCGGCATGAAGCGCCGGGGCCTGTCCCGCGACGAGATCCACGAGGTGCGCAAGGCCTATCGCCTGCTGTTCGCCAGCGAGGGGACCTTCCAGGAACGCCTGGAGGAAGTGGCGGCGGAGTTCACCTCCTCGGCGCCGGTCATGGAGATCGTCGATTTCATCCGGGCCGATTCCTCGCGCAAGATCTGTCAACCGGAAGACGCCAACGATCTCTGAGAGCGTGATGGCTGGTCATCCAAACGGTGGTCTTGGAATCCTGGCCGGCGGCGGGCCGCTGCCGCGCCGGATTGCCGATACGGTGCTGGGCCAGGGCCGGCCGGTCTTCATCGTGGCCTTCGAGGGCCAGACGGATCCGGCGACCGTCGACGGCTTGCCGCACGCCTGGCTGCGTCTGGGGGCCACGTCGAAGACTTTGCAGGCGCTGCATGCCGCCGGCTGCGGCGAGGTGGTGATGGCCGGACCGATGAAGCGGCCGGCCCTGTCCTCCCTGCGCCTCGACCTGCGCTCGACCGCCGCCCTGGCCCGTGCCGGCGCCCGGGTGTTCGGCGATGACGGCCTGCTGTCGCTGATCGTGGAGGAGATGGAGCGCGAGGGCCTGCGGGTGGTCGGGATCGAGGATCTGCTGGGCGGCTATCTGATGCCCGCCGGCACCCGCACCCGGGCCGAGCCGGATGCCCGCGCCCTTGCCGATGCGGAGCGCGGGATCGCCGTCCTGAAGATGCTCGCCCGGGCCGATATCGGTCAGGCCGTGGCCGTGCAGGAGGGGCTGGTGCTGGCCGTCGAGGCGGTGGAAGGCACCGACGCCATGATCCTGCGCGCCGGCGGGCTGCGGCGCGAGGGAGCGGCGCCGGTGCTGATCAAGGGCCGCAAGCCCGGCCAGAACGACCGCGTGGACCGGCCGACCATCGGTCCCGCCACAGTAGACAACGCCGCCGCCGCCGGGTTCGCCGGCATCGTGGTGGAGGCGCTGGAAACCCTGATCGTCGACCGGGACGCCACGGTGGCCGCCGCCGACGGCGCCGGCCTGTTTCTTCACGCCATGTCCTTCGAGGGAGCGCAATCGTGACCGCTGAGTCCGGTGCCGAGTCCGGTGTGCCTCTGGTCTACATCATTGCCGGCGAAGCCTCGGGCGACGCGCTGGGAGCTGGGCTGATCCGCGCGCTGCGCGCCGAAACCGGCGGGCAGGTCGAGGTCGCCGGCATCGGCGGCGAGCGGATGGCGGCGGAAGGCCTTCAGAGCCTGTTCCCGATCAGCGAGATGGCGGTGATGGGAATCTTCGAGATCCTGCCCAAGGCACCGAAGATGCTGGGCCGGATCCGCGAGACCGTGGCCGATATCCGGGCGCGCAAGCCGGCCGCCGTGGTCACCATCGACAGCAAGGCCTTCACCATGCGGGTGAACAAGCGCCTGCACGCCCTGCGCACGAAGTCCGGCGAGGGACCGAAGCTGGTTCATTGGGTGCCGCCGACGGTCTGGGCCTGGCGGCCCGGACGTGCGGAGGCGATCTCCCGGTATCTCGACCACCTGTTGGCGCTGTATCCGTTCGAGCCGCCCTATTTCGAGGCGCATGGGCTCGCGACCACCTTCGTCGGGCATCCGGCCGCCGTGGCCCCTGACGGCAGCGGCAAGCGCTTCAAGGGCCGATACGGCCTGCCGGCCGGCGCGCCGGTGCTGGGAGTTTTTCCGGGCAGCCGTCCGGGCGAGGTGAAACGGCTGCTGCCGATCTTCGGCGATGTGGTCGACCGTCTTGCCGCGCGCTATCAGGGCCTGCGGGTGGTGCTGCCGACGGTCTCGGGCGTGGCGGACGCGGTGAAGGCGGGGACGGCCAACTGGCGGGCGCCGGTGACCGTCGTCACCGAGCACCGGCACAAGGCAGACGCCTTCGCCGCCTGCACGGTCGCCCTGGCGGCCTCGGGGACGGTCACCCTGGAACTCAGTCTGGCCGGGGTGCCGACGGTGGTGGCCTATCGGGTGAACGCCCTGTCGGCGGCGATCGCCCGCCGGCTGGTGGACCCGGAGGCGGTGGTTCTGACCAACAAGCTGATGGGCAAGCGGGTGATCCCGCAATTCCTGCAGGAGGACTGCACGGCGGACCGGCTGACCGTGGCGATCGAGCGGCTGTTCGACGATCCCCGCGCCCGGGCCGAGCAGGGGGCCGCCAGCGAGGCGATCCGCGCGATGCTCACGGTCAACGGCGAGGATCCGTCGGTGCGGGCGGCACGCACCGTGCTGAAGGTGATGCGCGAAGAGGCCGACGCCCTGGTGGCGGATTAGAACCTCAAACCATGGAACTGGCCCGGGTCTCCCGGGATGACGGTTCTGGCATTCTCTCTCCAATCACTTCCCGGCCGTGTGCCGGGATCCACCATTGGGTTGCGCGGGATTCGGGACGCTCCCTTTCGAGGTTAAGACACGCCCTCGCGTGGACCCCGGACAAAATCCGGGGAGTGTGGAGGGTTGGAAAGAGGGCGGGGTTAACTGCCTCTTCAAACGAGAAAGGGCGGCCTGGAGGCCGCCCTTTGCAGTCGGTCAGGCGAGGCGGGAAGCCTCAGCCGCGCTTCTCCAGCGGGACGTATTCGCGTTCGGTCGGACCGGTGTAGAGCTGACGCGGACGGCCGATCTTCTGGCCCGGTTCCTCGATCATCTCCTTCCACTGCGCGACCCAGCCGACCGTGCGGGCGACGGCGAACAGCACGGTGAACATCGAGGTCGGGAAGCCCAGCGCCTTCAGCACGATACCCGAATAGAAGTCGACGTTCGGGAACAGCTTCTTCTCCACGAAATACGGATCCGACAGCGCGATCTTCTCCAGCTCCATGGCCAGCTCGAGCAGCGGATCGTCCAGGTTCAGCTCTTCCAGAACCTCGTGACAGGACTTCTGCATCACCTTGGCGCGCGGGTCGTAGTTCTTGTAGACCCGGTGGCCGAAGCCCATCAGGCGGAACGGATCGTCCTTGTCCTTCGCGCGCTCGATGAACTCGGGGATGTTGTCCTTGTGGCCGATCTCCTCGAGCATCTTCAGCACCGCCTCGTTGGCGCCGCCATGGGCGGGACCCCACAGCGAAGCAACGCCGGCGGCGATGCAGGCGAACGGATTGGCGCCGGAGGAACCCGCCAGACGCACCGTGGAGGTGGAGGCGTTCTGCTCGTGGTCGGCATGCAGGATGAAAATCCGGTCCATGGCGCGGGCCACGGTCGGGCTGATCACGTATTCCTCGGCCGGGACCGCGAAGGTCATGTAGAGGAAGTTCTCGGCGTAGGAGAGATCGTTGCGCGGGTAGTTGAACGGCTGACCCACCGAGTACTTGTAGGCCATGGCCGCGATGGTCGGCATCTTGGCGATCAGGCGGAAGGACGCGACCATCCGCTGGTGCTCGTCATGGATGTCCGTGCTGTCGTGGTAGAAGGCCGACAGGCCGCCGACAACGCCGCACATGATCGCCATCGGGTGAGCGTCGCGCCGGAAGCCGCGGTAGAAGTTCGCCAGCTGCTCGTGCAGCATCGTGTGGTACGTCACGTCGTGGACGAACTTTTCCTTCTGCTTCTGCGTCGGCAGGTCGCCGTTGAGCAGCAGGTGGGCGACGTCCATGAAGTCAGACTTCTCGGCCAGATCCTCGATCGAATAGCCGCGGTGCAGCAATTGGCCGATATCGCCGTCGATATAGGTCAGGCCCGACTCGCAGGAACCGGTGGAGGTGAAGCCCGGGTCGTAGGTGAAATGCCCGGTCTGCGCGTACAGCTTGCGCACGTCGATCACGCTCGGACCCATGGTGCCCGCGATCACGGGAAGCTCGAAGCTCTCGCCGGACGCGTTATCGGTGAGGGTGAACGTGCCGGTATTGCTCTGGCTCATCTTTTAGTCCCCTGTTTCGAAGCCGCGCTCCCGGTTGGCCAGGATCAATGCGCAGCGGCGCGCGGATACTATCCGCTAGTGTGCAGTGCCGCAAACGGCGTCGATACGCCTGAGCGACTCATCTTTGCCAAGAACCGCCAGGACCTCGAAAATTCCCGGCGATGTGGTCGATCCAGTAAGGGCGGCGCGCAACGGTTGCGCCGCTTTGCCGAGCTTCAGTTCCTGAGCCTCAGCAAAAGAGCGCACTGCCTCCTCAACGTCCCCCTCCTGGAAAGAATTAAGCCCACGGAGCTTTTCCGCAAGCCCCGACAACACACGCCTGCCGTCGTCGTCGAGCAGCTTGTTTGCTTTTTCGTCAAAGCTGAGCGGCAGGGTGGCGGCGTAGAACCGCGCGTTGTCCGCCAGTTCGTTGATCGTGCGGGCGCGCGCCTTCAATCCTTCCATCCCGGAACGGATGCGGCCTTCCGTCTCCTCGGTCAGGGAGAGACCCTCCGGCTCGGCGCGCAGACGCACCAGCACCAGGTCGGCGAGCCGGTCGTTGTCGGCCTCGCGGATATAGTGGCCGTTCAGGTTCTCCAGCTTGGCGAAATCGAAGCGCGAGGCCGACCGGCCGACGCCGCCCAGGTCGAACAGCTCGATCGCCTTGTCCCGCGGCACGATCTCCTCGTCGCCATGGGCCCAGCCGAGGCGCAGGAGGTAGTTGTTCAGCGCCTCGGGCAGGTAGCCCATGTCGCGATAGGCATCGACGCCGAGCGCGCCGTGGCGCTTCGACAGCTTGGCGCCGTCCGGTCCGTGGATCAGCGGGATATGGGCGAAGACCGGCACGTCCCAGCCCATGGCGCGGTAGATCACCGCCTGACGGAACGCGTTGTTCAGGTGGTCGTCGCCGCGGATCACATGGGTGATGCCCATGTCGTGATCGTCGACCACCACCGAGTGCATGTAGGTCGGGGTGCCGTCGGCACGCAGGATGATCATGTCGTCGAGCTGGGCGTTCGGCACGGTGACCGAACCCTGCACCGCGTCGACGATCGTGGTTTCCCCGTCCTGGGGGGCCTTGATGCGGATGACGGGATCGACGCCGGCCGGCGCCTCGGACGGATCGCGGTCGCGCCAGGTGCCGTCGTAGCGCGGCTGCCGGCCCTCGGCCCGGGCGGTCTCGCGCATCTGCTCTAGCTCCTCCGGCGAGCAGTAGCAGCGATAGGCCTCGCCCTTTTCCAGGAGCTGGTGGGCGACCGCGGTGTGACGCTCGATCTGGGCGAGCTGGAACACCGGCGCCTCGTCGCCGTCGAGCCCGAGCCAGGCCAGACCGTCGAGGATCGCCTCGACCGCTTCCGGGGTGGAGCGTTTGCGGTCTGTGTCTTCGATACGCAACAGGTAGCGCCCGCCGTGGTGGCGCGCGAACAGCCAGTTGAACAGCGCCGTGCGCGCACCGCCGATATGCAGGAACCCGGTGGGCGAGGGGGCGAAGCGGGTGACGACCGACATGGAAAGCCTTTCACATGCGCGAGCGGTTGAACGGGGAGCTTCCCGGCGGCCGGCGCCGGAAAGGGCGACCGGTGTCTAGCACAGGCCTGCGCGAGGCGCGACCGTGGCGCCACCCGGAGCGGCCGGCGGCGCCCGCAGCCGGGGCGGACGGGCGCCCCCTCGCGGTTCGGCGGCCGGCTCCCCGGCGCGACCCGCTCGGCGCGTTCCGCCGGGCGTTCGCAGCGGATCGGGCGCGCTGGCCGCTCTGGCTGCCGGTCGCCTTCGCCGCCGGCATCGCGCTGTACTTCGCCCTGCCGTCCGAGCCGCCCCTGGCCGCCGCCCTGGTGCCGGCCCCGGCCGTCGCCGCCGCTGCCTGGGGCCTGAGGGGGCGCGAGCCGGCGCTGTGGTGCGCCCTGCTTCTGCTGTTCGCGACCCTCGGGCTGGGAGCGGCGGCGCTGCGCACGGCGGCGACGCAGACGGTCCTGCTGACGACGCCGATATGGGCCCAGGTCGAGGGCGTCGTGGAACGGGTGGAGAAGCGGCCCGGGGATGTCCGCCTCACCCTGATCGAGGTTCAGGCCGCCGGCGGCGCGCGCGCGGTCCCGTATCGGGTGCGGATCGTCTGCCGCAGGCTCGAGCGGGTGCCCGGCATCGGCGACCGGGTGCGCCTGCGCGCCCGGCTGACGCCGCCGCCGCCGCCGTCGGTTCCCGGCGGCTTCGATTTCCAGCGCAGCGCCTTCTTCGACGGGCTGGGAGCAGTCGGATTCGCCGTGGGCGAGCCCGAGCTGGTGTCGGCCGAGCCCGAGGGGAGCCTTACGCTGGCCGTGGGCAGGCTGCGGACCGCCGTGGCCGACCGGCTGGCTGCCGCACTTCCGGGGCCGGCGGGGGCGGTGGCGGCCGCGCTGATCGTCGGCGAACGGGCCGGGCTGGACGAGGCGACCCAGGCGGCGTTCCGCGATTCCGGACTGGCCCATCTGCTGGCGATCTCCGGCCTGCATATGGGGCTGGTGGCGGGCACCCTGTTCGCCGGTGTGCGGCTGGCCCTGTGTCTGATCCCCGGCGTCGCCCTGCGCCGGCCGGTCAAGAAAATCGCCGCCTGCGTCGCGCTGACCGGCAGCGTCGCCTACCTGGTGCTGGCCGGCGCCCCGGTGCCGACCCAGCGCGCTTTCCTGATGGCGGCGGCGGTCCTGTCCGCGGTGCTGGTGGATCGTGAGGCGGTCAGCCTGCGGCTGGTGGCGCTGGCGGCTTTCGCGGTGCTCGCGATCCGGCCCGACGTGCTGACCGGCGCCAGTTTCCAGCTATCCTTCGCCGCCGTGATCGCCCTCGTGGCGGTCCACGAGTCCTGGCGCCGGCGGGGACGGCGGGGGGAGGGCGGTGCCCGGCGATGGATGCTGGGCGGGCCCCGGTATCTCGCGGGCGTGGCGGTGACCTCCCTGGTGGCGACGGCGGCGACGGCCCCCTTCGTGACCTTCCATTTCCAGGCCATCGCCCTGGGCGGCCTTCCGGCGAACATGCTGGCGGTGCCGCTGACGGCCTTCGTCACCATGCCGGCCGGGATCGTCGCACTGCTGGCCATGCCGCTGGGTCTGGAGGGCTGGGTGCTGCCGGTGATGGGGCTGGGGATCGACGCCACCCTGGCGGTCGCCGACCGCGTCGTGGCATGGACCGGTCCGGCCGCCGGGGTGCATCCGCTGCCGGTCTCGGGGCTCGCCGCGCTGTCGCTGGGGGGATGCTGGCTGGCGATCTGGCGCGGCCGCCTGCGCTGGTTCGGCCTTATGCCGTTGGCGGCAGGCGGGCTGGTCTGGGCGAGTGTGACGCCGCCGGACGTCCTGATCTCAGCCGACGGGCAGCTCAGCGCGGTGGCCATGGGGGACGGCGGGGCCTGGGTGGTCTCGACCGCCCGGGGCAACCAGTTCTCCCGCTCGGTCTGGGCACGGCGCTGGGGGGTGGAGGAGACGGTGACGGTCACCGCCTGGGACCGGGACCAAGAGGCCGAGGGGGCTGCCCTAGCCTGCGACGACCTGGGTTGCACGCTGCGGCGCCGCGGGCAGCTGCTGTCGCTGGTCGCGAGCCAGGAGGCCGCCGTGGAGGATTGCGCGGCGGCAGACGTCCTGGTGGCGGTGGTTCGCATCCGGACGGCCTGTGACGGCCCGCGGATTGTGGTGCACGCTCCGGACCTGCGGCGAGACGGCGCTCACGCCGTCTGGCTGGGACCGAACGGCCCGCGCGTGGAGTCCGTCCGGGCGCGGCGGGGCGAGCGGCCCTGGGTGCCGGGCGGCGAAGAGAGCGCGGCCGATTGATCTGAAGGGTGCCACTTGGGATCAGGCTCCGCCGTCCGACGTCACACGTCGAAAAATACGGATTTGCTCAAGCCCCGGCGCGATTCCGGCTCTTTGCGCGAAAAGCTTGGGTTAAAGTTTTGATGACTCAGGGATAAAACTTTTCACTGTTTTGCGGTCCGAGAATCCCTTAAATCCAATATATTCTTTCTTGAATCGATTGGTGGGGTCGGTGATGCGCATGCCGGTACGGGAATGCTCCTTCGCGATCCTTGCGGATTCCGTTGCCGAAGTTGTCGGCAAGAAAAACCTCGCCTATGTCGCGATCAAGCAGGCTGCATCGACAGATAACCCCGCGCGAGAGCGCTGGGCCTCGAACCTGTTCGGCCAGATTTCCCTGAGCAACCGCAAGCAGATCCGGTCAAACGCGATGGTGAAGGCCCAGGACGAGCGCCAGAAACGCCGGGCCGAGGACAAGCGCGTGAAGGAAGTGAAGGGCGTCGACTGGGGCAACCTGTTCGCCCAATCCGGATCCTGACGGGCCGCCGCACCGCCATCCCAATCTGCCGCGCACCGAAAGCGGATCCGCCCGACCCGGGCAGATCCGCGTCCAGTATCGTCAGTAGTTCCGGATAAGGCCGACCAGCCGTCCCTGGATGCGCACCCGATCCGGGCCGAAAATCTGGATCTTGTACGCGGCGTTCGCAGGCTCCAGGGCGACGGAATTGCCCTTCCGGCGCAGCCGCTTGAGGGTGGCCTCCCGCTCGTCGATCAGGGCGACCACGATCGCCCCGTTCTCCGCCGTGTCGCAGCGCCGGACGATCACCGTGTCGCCGTCGAAGATCCCGTCCTCGATCATCGAATCCCCGGCGATCTCAAGGGCGTAATGCTCCCCCCCGGCGACCATGGACAGCGGCACCGAGACCGTGCTGGTCGGGTCGCTGATCGCTTCGATGGCGGTACCGGCGGCGATCCGGCCGTAGAGCGGCAGCTCGAACCCGCCGTCGCTGTCGGACGGCCGCTCCCGCCCGCCGCTGCGCATCGGGAAGTTCCCCGGAATGACGTTGGGCGAGAACCCGCGGATCGCCGGTTCCGGCGTCCCGGCAACCGCCGCCGTCGTGCCTTCCGGCAGCTTCAAGACCTCCAGCGCCCGCGCCCTGTGGGGCAGGCGCCGGATGAAGCCGCGCTCCTCCAGGGCCGTGATCAGACGATGGATGCCGGACTTGGATTTGAGGCTCAACGCCTCCTTCATCTCGTCGAACGAGGGCGAGACCCCGCCTTCCTCCAGCCGCCTGTGGATGAACATCAGCAGTTCGTGCTGCTTGCGGGTGAGCATCGGGTCCCTCGGCTTTCCGCCGCCACGACGCACGGCAAGCGGGCCGGCGCTCAGGCGAACAAACATGGTACAAACACCGATGTTCTACTTTTGATCCGCCGGCAGGTCAAGGCCTGTGGATAAGTCGGGGGACAGTATCCGGCGCGACTCGCCTAAATAGACAGAAAGTCGCCGTCGAGGCTGAGCACGCGCACCGTATCGCCGGCCTTGCGACTCGGATCGTTGGCCGGCCGGACGATCAAGCAATCGGCGGCGGCGAGACGCGACATCATCGAGCTGTCCTGGCGCGGGAAGGGGCGGACATGGCGGCGCCCGTCCTCGGCTCTTTCCCAGGTCGCCCGGACATAGTCCTGACGTCTGTCATTCTCCTTTAGGTCGACGGCGAGGACCGCCTGTTCCTCTTTGGCGCCGACCGTCTCCAGGCCCAGCATGGTCTCCAGGGCCGGGCGCAGGAACACGGTGGCGCAGACCACCGTAGACACCGGATTCCCGGGCAATCCGAGCATCGGCACCCCGGCGAAGCGGCCGAAGATCAGCGGCTTGCCCGGGCGCATGGCAATCTTCCAGAAGCCGACCTCCAACGCGTCGGCGCCGAACTCCGTGTCGCGCAGGGCTTTCTGCACAAGGTCGTGGCGGCCGACCGACGCACCGCCGGTGGTGACCAGCATGTCCGCCCCGCGCGCGCCGGCCGCAAGACGCCGCAGCGCGCCCTCGTCATCCGGGGCGATCCCGAGGTCGACCGGCTCGCCGCCGATGGCGCGCACCACCGCCGCGAGCGCATAGGCGTTGGAGGAGACGATGCGCATCGGGTCGGTCAACTCGCCCGGACGCACGATTTCGTCGCCGGTGGACAGAATCGCGACACGCGGTTTCCGCCGCACGCTGATCCAGGGCACATTCATGGTCGCCGCCAGGCCGATATCGCGGGCCGACAGGCGGCGTCCGGCGGCGATGCCGAGATCGCCCGCATGGAAGTCGAGACCTGCCGGGCGGATATAGGTGCCGGATGCCGCGCCTTCGCGCACGGTGACGGCGGCACCGTCCTCCTCGCTGTCGGCGTCCACATCCTCCTGGATGACGATGGCATCGGCGCCGTCGGGCACCGGGCCGCCGGTAAAGATGCGCACGCATTCCCCGGGACCGACCGTGCCGTCGAACAATCCGCCCGCCGGGGCGGCCCCGATCCGCGTCAGGGTCGCCGGCACGCTGGCGACGTCTTGAGCACGCACCGCGTATCCGTCCATAGCCGAGACCGCCACCGGCGGCTGGGTGCGGCGCGCGGTGATCGGCTCGGCGGTGACCCGGCCGAGCGCCTCGGTCAGCGCCACCATCTCCGCCGGCATCGGCGTCATCGCCGACAGGATGCGGTCCAGCGCGTCGGCTACCGGCAGCAGGTCGTCACTCACCCCTGTAGTCTCCGGATTTGCCGCCGGACTTGGCCACCAGCCGGATATCGCCGATCCGCATGGCCTTATCGACGGCCTTGGCCATGTCGTAGACGGTCAGCGCGGCGACCGACACGGCGGTCAGCGCCTCCATCTCCACGCCGGTGCGGCCCTTCAGCTTGCAGGTCGCCTCGATATCGACGGCATCGCGCGCCTCGTCGATGGTCAGCGCCACCTTCACCGAGGTCAGCGCCAATGGGTGGCAGAGCGGGATCAGGTCCGGGGTGCGCTTGGCGCCCATGATGCCGGCCAGCCGGGCGACAGACAGCACGTCGCCCTTCTTCACCCCGCCGCCGCGGATCAGCGCGATGGTCTCGGGGGCGGCATAGACCGAGCCGCGGGCGGTGGCGACCCGTTCGGTCTCCTCCTTGTCGCCGACATCGACCATATGCGCCTTGCCGGCGGCGTCGAAATGCGTGAAGTCGCTCATTCTCTCGGGCCCGTGGGTTCAGGCGACGGCGGGAAGGGGATCCGCCAGGAGTTTGCGGGTCGCGGCCGTGACGTCGTCTTGACGCATCAGCGACTCGCCGATCAGGAAGCAGCGCGCGCCGATCCGGGCCATGCGGCCGAGATCCTCCGGCGTGAACAGGCCGCTCTCCGCGATCAGGGTTCGGTCCTTCGGCACCATGGACGCAAGATTCTCCGCCGTGGCGAGGTCGGTGGTCATGGTCTTCAGGTTGCGGTTGTTCACCCCGATCAGCGGCGAGGACAGCTTGAGCGCCCGCGCCATCTCTTCTGCGTCGTGCACCTCCACCAGCACGTCCATGCCGAGATCGGTCGCCGCACTCTCCAACTCGGCGGCGAGGCCGTCGTCCAGCGCCGCCATGATCAGCAGGATGCAGTCGGCGCCCAGCGCGCGGGCCTCCACGATCTGGTAGGGATCGAGCATGAAGTCCTTGCGCAGGGCCGGCAGGTCGACGGCCGCGCGCGCCGCCTCCAGATAGGCGTCCTTGCCCTGGAAATACTTCTCGTCGGTCAGCACGGAGAGACAGGTCGCCCCGCCCTCGGCATAGGCGCGGGCAAGGGCGGGCGGATCGAAATCGGCGCGGATCAGCCCCTTGGACGGCGAGGCCTTCTTGATCTCGGCGATCAGGCCGTAGCCGGTCTTCGACGCGGCGGTCAGCGCCTTGGCGAAGCCGCGCGGGGCGGAGGCGGCCTTCGCCAACTCCTCCAGCTCGGCCAGCGACCGCCGGTCCTTGCGCTCGGCGATCTCGCCGCGCTTGTGCTCGCAGATCTCCGCCAGAACGTCGCGCATCAGGCGCTCTCCCGGTTGGTCATCTCGACCAGGGCGTCCAGTTTCGCCTTGGCCTTGCCGCTGTCGATGCTGTCGGCGGCCATCTCGGCCCCGGCCTTGATATCGGCTGCCTTGCCCGCCACCACCAGGGCCGCGCCGGCATTCAGCAGAACGATATCGCGATAGGGGCCCGTCGCCCCCTCCAGCACCTCGCGCAGGGCGACGGCGTTCTGCGCCGGATCGGCGCCGCGCACGGCGTCGATCGGGGCGCGGTCCAGCCCGGCATCCTCCGGCGTGACCTCGAAGGTTTTCACTTTGCCGTCCTGCAGGCTGGCCACATGGGTCGGGCCGGACAGGGTCAGCTCGTCCAGCCCGTCGCCATGGACGACCCAGGCGCGGGTGGAGCCCAACTGGCCCAGGGTCTCGGCCATCGGCACGATCCAGTCGCGGGAGAAGGCGCCGACGAGCTGGGTCTTCACCATGCCCGGATTGGACAGCGGACCCAGGATGTTGAACAGGGTACGGGTGCCGAGCTCGAC
It includes:
- the lpxA gene encoding acyl-ACP--UDP-N-acetylglucosamine O-acyltransferase; this translates as MATQIHPTAVVEPGARLGEGVRIGAFSIVGPEVSLGDGCVLHGHVVVGGRTTIGPRTQIFPFASIGLQPQDLKYKGEPSTLEIGADNVIREHVTMNPGTEGGGMVTRIGDGCLFMVGVHIGHDCQVGNQVIMANNATLAGHVTVQDFAVLGGLSAVHQFARIGRFAMVGGVTGVERDVIPFGSVMGDRARLSGINIVGMKRRGLSRDEIHEVRKAYRLLFASEGTFQERLEEVAAEFTSSAPVMEIVDFIRADSSRKICQPEDANDL
- a CDS encoding LpxI family protein, whose translation is MAGHPNGGLGILAGGGPLPRRIADTVLGQGRPVFIVAFEGQTDPATVDGLPHAWLRLGATSKTLQALHAAGCGEVVMAGPMKRPALSSLRLDLRSTAALARAGARVFGDDGLLSLIVEEMEREGLRVVGIEDLLGGYLMPAGTRTRAEPDARALADAERGIAVLKMLARADIGQAVAVQEGLVLAVEAVEGTDAMILRAGGLRREGAAPVLIKGRKPGQNDRVDRPTIGPATVDNAAAAGFAGIVVEALETLIVDRDATVAAADGAGLFLHAMSFEGAQS
- the lpxB gene encoding lipid-A-disaccharide synthase; amino-acid sequence: MTAESGAESGVPLVYIIAGEASGDALGAGLIRALRAETGGQVEVAGIGGERMAAEGLQSLFPISEMAVMGIFEILPKAPKMLGRIRETVADIRARKPAAVVTIDSKAFTMRVNKRLHALRTKSGEGPKLVHWVPPTVWAWRPGRAEAISRYLDHLLALYPFEPPYFEAHGLATTFVGHPAAVAPDGSGKRFKGRYGLPAGAPVLGVFPGSRPGEVKRLLPIFGDVVDRLAARYQGLRVVLPTVSGVADAVKAGTANWRAPVTVVTEHRHKADAFAACTVALAASGTVTLELSLAGVPTVVAYRVNALSAAIARRLVDPEAVVLTNKLMGKRVIPQFLQEDCTADRLTVAIERLFDDPRARAEQGAASEAIRAMLTVNGEDPSVRAARTVLKVMREEADALVAD
- a CDS encoding citrate synthase, translated to MSQSNTGTFTLTDNASGESFELPVIAGTMGPSVIDVRKLYAQTGHFTYDPGFTSTGSCESGLTYIDGDIGQLLHRGYSIEDLAEKSDFMDVAHLLLNGDLPTQKQKEKFVHDVTYHTMLHEQLANFYRGFRRDAHPMAIMCGVVGGLSAFYHDSTDIHDEHQRMVASFRLIAKMPTIAAMAYKYSVGQPFNYPRNDLSYAENFLYMTFAVPAEEYVISPTVARAMDRIFILHADHEQNASTSTVRLAGSSGANPFACIAAGVASLWGPAHGGANEAVLKMLEEIGHKDNIPEFIERAKDKDDPFRLMGFGHRVYKNYDPRAKVMQKSCHEVLEELNLDDPLLELAMELEKIALSDPYFVEKKLFPNVDFYSGIVLKALGFPTSMFTVLFAVARTVGWVAQWKEMIEEPGQKIGRPRQLYTGPTEREYVPLEKRG
- the gltX gene encoding glutamate--tRNA ligase; translation: MSVVTRFAPSPTGFLHIGGARTALFNWLFARHHGGRYLLRIEDTDRKRSTPEAVEAILDGLAWLGLDGDEAPVFQLAQIERHTAVAHQLLEKGEAYRCYCSPEELEQMRETARAEGRQPRYDGTWRDRDPSEAPAGVDPVIRIKAPQDGETTIVDAVQGSVTVPNAQLDDMIILRADGTPTYMHSVVVDDHDMGITHVIRGDDHLNNAFRQAVIYRAMGWDVPVFAHIPLIHGPDGAKLSKRHGALGVDAYRDMGYLPEALNNYLLRLGWAHGDEEIVPRDKAIELFDLGGVGRSASRFDFAKLENLNGHYIREADNDRLADLVLVRLRAEPEGLSLTEETEGRIRSGMEGLKARARTINELADNARFYAATLPLSFDEKANKLLDDDGRRVLSGLAEKLRGLNSFQEGDVEEAVRSFAEAQELKLGKAAQPLRAALTGSTTSPGIFEVLAVLGKDESLRRIDAVCGTAH
- a CDS encoding ComEC/Rec2 family competence protein, with amino-acid sequence MSSTGLREARPWRHPERPAAPAAGADGRPLAVRRPAPRRDPLGAFRRAFAADRARWPLWLPVAFAAGIALYFALPSEPPLAAALVPAPAVAAAAWGLRGREPALWCALLLLFATLGLGAAALRTAATQTVLLTTPIWAQVEGVVERVEKRPGDVRLTLIEVQAAGGARAVPYRVRIVCRRLERVPGIGDRVRLRARLTPPPPPSVPGGFDFQRSAFFDGLGAVGFAVGEPELVSAEPEGSLTLAVGRLRTAVADRLAAALPGPAGAVAAALIVGERAGLDEATQAAFRDSGLAHLLAISGLHMGLVAGTLFAGVRLALCLIPGVALRRPVKKIAACVALTGSVAYLVLAGAPVPTQRAFLMAAAVLSAVLVDREAVSLRLVALAAFAVLAIRPDVLTGASFQLSFAAVIALVAVHESWRRRGRRGEGGARRWMLGGPRYLAGVAVTSLVATAATAPFVTFHFQAIALGGLPANMLAVPLTAFVTMPAGIVALLAMPLGLEGWVLPVMGLGIDATLAVADRVVAWTGPAAGVHPLPVSGLAALSLGGCWLAIWRGRLRWFGLMPLAAGGLVWASVTPPDVLISADGQLSAVAMGDGGAWVVSTARGNQFSRSVWARRWGVEETVTVTAWDRDQEAEGAALACDDLGCTLRRRGQLLSLVASQEAAVEDCAAADVLVAVVRIRTACDGPRIVVHAPDLRRDGAHAVWLGPNGPRVESVRARRGERPWVPGGEESAAD
- the lexA gene encoding transcriptional repressor LexA; the protein is MLTRKQHELLMFIHRRLEEGGVSPSFDEMKEALSLKSKSGIHRLITALEERGFIRRLPHRARALEVLKLPEGTTAAVAGTPEPAIRGFSPNVIPGNFPMRSGGRERPSDSDGGFELPLYGRIAAGTAIEAISDPTSTVSVPLSMVAGGEHYALEIAGDSMIEDGIFDGDTVIVRRCDTAENGAIVVALIDEREATLKRLRRKGNSVALEPANAAYKIQIFGPDRVRIQGRLVGLIRNY